In Nocardia sp. NBC_01327, the genomic stretch GGTCGATGCGCAGTCGCTCACGACTGCCCGGGGGAATGTGCACGCTGAACTTGAAACCGCGCTGAGCTGGCGCAATGCGTTCGGCTGCCGAGCCGGTGCGGCCGTGGAGCCGCACGGTGCCGGCGGGAGCGCCGGGCACCTGGGAGCCTCGATGAGGAAGCTGAGAGTCTGCGATGAGGGCCATTTCCGAATCCGATGAATCTCGTTGGGAGCGATAATGTTCCGGGCAAGAATTATGCCCACGGCACCGATCTGCACAAACCGTTATTCGCGTTCCTTCCAGAATAGCAACCAAACCATTGATGCCGCGAATTTGCTGACCCTCGAGTTCGACTTCAGATCGACTGAGTGCCTACACCAGTCAGGGCACGCTAAAAGTTTGCTGACATTACGGCTGTCCGCCGCCTGCCCATGGCAGTATCGATCGCGTGAGTAGCGGTGAGGTCGAGCCGGCGGAAGGGCACGAGAAGTATCTGCGCGCCTTCCGGCATCCAGCCGTGTCCAGAGCCCAGTTGGAGGATCTGCTCGATGCGGTAAATGGCTTCCTCGACACCATTACTCCCGGTGAAGGCGAATTCGTCCCGCAGGGCGGCTGGGCGCCGGAATCGACCGCCATGGCCTTCCAGATCGGCCGTGCGGTCGAGCAGGTCCTGACCGAGCGGGAACAGGCCGAGCGGGAATTGCTGCACCGCCGGGAGATTCGAGATCGCCTGGTCGTAGCCCTGGACGCGGTGCTGGACTGCCTGCGCTCGCTGCCCGATCTTGCCGAGGCCGAGATCGCGCTGGGCACAACGGCAGTCAATGAAGGTTTCCAGGTATTCGACGACGGGTCCGTCCGCACCACCGTGACGCAGGAGATCGGCGCGGATATGGGTGCGCTGGAGGCCCGGCGCGTCGAACTCGACGAGCAGATGACGGCGGCGGTATCCGCCCGTACCGGATTGGTCGACGATACCGCGGACCTGGTGCGAGATCAGCTGGGAGTGGCCGATGTCGGTATCCCGTGGGTGATTCTGGAGGCCACGCGCGGCGGCCTCGATGTGTCCGAGCCGTTCGAATTCGCCGCACACCATCTGCCGGACTGTGAGCTGCGCGATCTCATGGTGCAGTTGGTGACCGATATCGAACTCGCGCGCACGCTGGAGCACGAGACTTCCGAATAGGACACTGCCGAATCGGGACGCCACTCCCGAATAGCCCGAAACAGGCACTGTCGGCGCGCCGGGGTGCGAGGCTGGCTGCAGCCGTGCGAACCGGGCCTTCCGAGGGGAGAATTCGGTGAAGAAGCTGATCAATGATCCGGCCGATGTGGTCGACGCCGCCCTCGCGGGTATGGCCGCCGCCCACTCCGAGCTGCGGGTCGATGCCAAACAGCGGGTGGTGGTGCGCGCCGACGCACCTATCGTGGGCAAGGTGGGTCTGGTATCCGGGGGCGGGTCCGGGCACGAACCGCTGCACGCCGGATTCGTCGGCCACGGCATGCTCGACGCCGCCTGTGCCGGGGAGATTTTCACCTCCCCCGTGCCGGACCAGATTCTCGCGGCCACCACCGCTGTGGACGCCGGGGCCGGGGTGCTGCACATTGTGAAGAACTACACGGGCGATGTGCTCAATTTCGAGATGGCCGCCGAACTCGCCGCGGCCGAGACCGGCGCGCAGGTGCTGTCGGTGGTGGTGAACGACGATGTGGCCGTGCAGGACAGCCTGTACACCGCCGGTCGGCGGGGTGTCGGCGCCACTGTGATCCTGGAGAAGATGGCAGGCGCCGCAGCCGAACAGGGGCGTCCGCTGGCCGAGGTGGCGGGCATTGCCGAGCGGGTGAACAGCGCATCGCGCAGTATGGGCATGGCCCTGACCTCCGGCACCGTTCCCGCCGTCGGCCACCCCACCTTCGCTCTGGGCGAGACCGAGATGGAGATCGGCGTCGGCATTCACGGGGAACCCGGACGGCGGCGGGTGCCGCTGGCTCCGGCCCGGGAGATCGCCGCCATGCTCGTCGAGCCGATCCTCGCGGATCTGCCGTTCGCCCAGGGTGATCGGGTGCTCTGCTTTGTCAACGGCATGGGCGGCACCCCGCTCATCGAGCTGTACCTCATGTTCGACGAGGTGTCCCGCCTGCTGCGCGGCCACGGTGTGGAGGTCGTCCGCTCGCTGGTGGGTTCGTACATCACCTCGCTGGATATGGCGGGCTGCTCGGTGACGCTGACGCGGCTGGATGAGGAGCTCACCGCGCTGTGGGACGCACCGGTCCGCACTCCGGCACTGCGATGGGGGATCTGATGACGGTGGATGCGGCGGCGTGGGTGCGCGGGTTCGCGGCGCTGATCGATGCGCACGCCGACGAGTTGACGGCGCTGGACGCCGCCATCGGCGATGCCGACCACGGCACGAATATGCAGCGTGGGATGTCGGCGGCTGTTGCGGCGCTGGATAATTCGGGTGAGGGTGTGGGTGAGACGGCGGCCGAAGTGTGCAAGCAAACCGCCATGGTGCTCATTCGCACCGTCGGCGGCGCGAGCGGTCCGCTGTACGGCACGTTCTTCCTGCGGTTCGCCGGTGCGATTCAACCCGATACGGAGACAGCCGATTTCGGGCGCGCGTTTCGTGCCGGGCTCGACGGCGTGATTGCCCGGGGTAAAGCCGAACTCGGCGACAAGACCATGATCGATGCCCTCTCCCCCGCCGCGGATGCGCTCGACAAACAGGTCGCGGCGGGTGCCGCTCCGGCCGACGCGCTGGATGCGGCGGTCACCGCCGCCGAAACCGGCCGGGACGCAACGACTTCCCTGCTCGCCCGCAAAGGTCGCGCCTCCTATCTCGGCGAACGCAGTGTCGGGCACCAGGATCCGGGAGCGACCAGCGCCGCGCTGCTGGTGCTCGCCGCCCGGCAGGCGCTGCGATGATCGGCCTGGTCGTCGTCTCGCACAGCCGTCCCCTCGCCAGAGCGGCGGTCGCGCTGGCCACCGAACTGCTGCCCGCCCAGGCGGTGCGTATCGAAATCGCTGCGGGCTCATATGACAACACCCTCGGCACCGATGCGGTCGCCGTGGCCGAGGCCATCACCGCGGCCGACAGCGGTGACGGTGTCCTGGTGCTCATGGATCTCGGCAGCGCGGTGCTCTCCGCCGAAACAGCGGTGGATCTGCTGGAGACTCCGATTCGGGTCCGACTGTGCGCCGCGCCGTTCGTGGAGGGTTTGGTCGCCGCGCTGGCAATGGCGGGCAGCGGCGCGGACCTGGAGAAGGTGGCACAGGAGGCCGAACACGCCTTGACCGCCAAACGAGCACAGCTGGGGATACGGCTGGATGATCCCGAAGGCGAATCCCCTTCCCTCGCAGACCCGATCGCACCGCCGACCACCACCGCGGGTCGTACCGTGGCCGTGATCGAGGTGACCAACGAACACGGCCTCCACGCCCGCCCCGCCGCCGAACTGGTGGCGGCGCTGCGGGATATCGATGCCGATGTCGAACTCCGCAATGCGACAACCGGCGCGGGCCCGGTCCCGGCCGACAGTCTGACCCGAGTCCTGACCCTCGGCCTGCTGTCCGGCCACCGATTGGAGGTATCGGCGCTCGGCCCGGAAGCGGCCGCAGCCATCGAGATCGTGCGCGCTTCGACCTCTGGACACTGAAGGACGCCGACGGCTCCGTGACCTGACCTCCTTTCGCCTGTCGCAGGACAGGGGCAAGATCGTGGGCATGACCCTGAAGGAGCAAGCAGTCACATTCCTCGGACTCCACCAGCCCGGCAATCCGGTGATTCTGCCGACGGTCTGGGATGCGTGGTCGGCGAAACTGGTACAGGAGGCCGGTTTCTCGGCATTGACCGTCGGTAGCCACCCGCTCGCGAATTCCCTCGGCAAAGAGGACAAGGAGGGGATGACGTTCCCCGAGGTGACCGCCCGCATTCGCGAGATCACCG encodes the following:
- the dhaK gene encoding dihydroxyacetone kinase subunit DhaK codes for the protein MKKLINDPADVVDAALAGMAAAHSELRVDAKQRVVVRADAPIVGKVGLVSGGGSGHEPLHAGFVGHGMLDAACAGEIFTSPVPDQILAATTAVDAGAGVLHIVKNYTGDVLNFEMAAELAAAETGAQVLSVVVNDDVAVQDSLYTAGRRGVGATVILEKMAGAAAEQGRPLAEVAGIAERVNSASRSMGMALTSGTVPAVGHPTFALGETEMEIGVGIHGEPGRRRVPLAPAREIAAMLVEPILADLPFAQGDRVLCFVNGMGGTPLIELYLMFDEVSRLLRGHGVEVVRSLVGSYITSLDMAGCSVTLTRLDEELTALWDAPVRTPALRWGI
- the dhaL gene encoding dihydroxyacetone kinase subunit DhaL yields the protein MGDLMTVDAAAWVRGFAALIDAHADELTALDAAIGDADHGTNMQRGMSAAVAALDNSGEGVGETAAEVCKQTAMVLIRTVGGASGPLYGTFFLRFAGAIQPDTETADFGRAFRAGLDGVIARGKAELGDKTMIDALSPAADALDKQVAAGAAPADALDAAVTAAETGRDATTSLLARKGRASYLGERSVGHQDPGATSAALLVLAARQALR
- the dhaM gene encoding dihydroxyacetone kinase phosphoryl donor subunit DhaM, translating into MIGLVVVSHSRPLARAAVALATELLPAQAVRIEIAAGSYDNTLGTDAVAVAEAITAADSGDGVLVLMDLGSAVLSAETAVDLLETPIRVRLCAAPFVEGLVAALAMAGSGADLEKVAQEAEHALTAKRAQLGIRLDDPEGESPSLADPIAPPTTTAGRTVAVIEVTNEHGLHARPAAELVAALRDIDADVELRNATTGAGPVPADSLTRVLTLGLLSGHRLEVSALGPEAAAAIEIVRASTSGH